One region of Streptomyces sp. NBC_00442 genomic DNA includes:
- a CDS encoding NAD-dependent malic enzyme, which translates to MATAPSVSYSMTVRLEVPASGTAVSQLTTVVESSGGSVTGLDVTASGHEKLRIDVTIAATSTSHADEIVEELRRIEGVTLGKVSDRTFLMHLGGKIEMQSKHPIRNRDDLSMIYTPGVARVCMAIAENPEDARRLTIKRNTVAVVTDGSAVLGLGNIGPMAAMPVMEGKAALFKRFADIDAWPICLDTQDTDEIVTIVKAIAPGFAGINLEDISAPRCFEIEARLREALDIPVFHDDQHGTAIVVLASLTNALRVVGKGIGDVRVVMSGAGAAGTAILKLLLAAGVKNAVVADIHGVVHAGRADLVDADPESALRWIADNTNPEGLTGTLKEAVVGADVFIGVSAPNVLNGDDVAAMADGAIVFALANPDPEVDPAIARETAAVVATGRSDFPNQINNVLVFPGVFRGLLDAQSRTVNTEMMLAAAGALADVVAEDELNANYIIPSVFNDKVAGAVAGAVRNAAKAAGAAVTGPTSA; encoded by the coding sequence ATGGCAACGGCGCCCAGCGTCTCGTACTCGATGACGGTCCGCCTTGAGGTGCCCGCAAGCGGCACGGCGGTCTCCCAGCTCACCACGGTCGTCGAGTCCTCGGGCGGTTCGGTCACCGGCCTCGACGTGACCGCCTCCGGCCACGAGAAGCTGCGGATCGACGTCACCATCGCGGCCACCTCCACGTCGCACGCCGACGAGATCGTCGAGGAGCTGCGCCGCATCGAGGGCGTCACCCTCGGCAAGGTCTCCGACCGTACGTTCCTGATGCACCTCGGGGGCAAGATCGAGATGCAGTCGAAGCACCCCATCCGCAACCGTGACGACCTCTCGATGATCTACACCCCGGGTGTCGCCCGGGTGTGCATGGCGATCGCCGAGAACCCCGAGGACGCCCGGCGCCTGACCATCAAGCGCAACACCGTCGCAGTCGTGACGGACGGTTCCGCGGTGCTCGGCCTCGGCAACATCGGCCCGATGGCGGCCATGCCGGTCATGGAGGGCAAGGCGGCCCTCTTCAAGCGCTTCGCCGACATCGATGCCTGGCCGATCTGCCTGGACACCCAGGACACCGACGAGATCGTGACCATCGTCAAGGCGATCGCCCCCGGCTTCGCGGGCATCAACCTCGAAGACATCTCCGCGCCGCGCTGCTTCGAGATCGAGGCCCGGCTGCGCGAGGCCCTCGACATCCCCGTCTTCCACGACGACCAGCACGGCACCGCGATCGTGGTGCTGGCCTCGCTGACCAACGCACTGCGCGTGGTGGGCAAGGGAATTGGCGACGTACGCGTCGTCATGTCCGGTGCCGGAGCGGCCGGCACGGCCATCCTCAAGCTGCTGCTCGCCGCCGGTGTCAAGAACGCGGTCGTCGCCGACATCCACGGCGTGGTGCACGCGGGCCGCGCCGACCTCGTCGACGCGGACCCCGAGTCGGCGCTGCGCTGGATCGCCGACAACACCAACCCCGAGGGCCTCACCGGCACGCTCAAGGAGGCCGTGGTCGGCGCCGACGTCTTCATCGGCGTCTCCGCCCCCAACGTCCTGAACGGCGACGACGTCGCGGCGATGGCCGACGGCGCGATCGTGTTCGCGCTCGCGAACCCGGACCCCGAGGTGGACCCGGCGATCGCCCGCGAGACCGCGGCAGTTGTCGCCACCGGCCGCTCGGACTTCCCCAACCAGATCAACAACGTGCTGGTCTTCCCGGGTGTCTTCCGCGGTCTGCTGGACGCGCAGTCCCGCACCGTCAACACCGAGATGATGCTGGCGGCGGCCGGCGCGCTGGCCGACGTCGTCGCCGAGGACGAACTCAACGCGAACTACATCATCCCGTCGGTCTTCAACGACAAGGTGGCCGGAGCGGTCGCCGGGGCCGTCCGCAACGCCGCCAAGGCCGCCGGCGCCGCTGTGACGGGCCCCACGTCGGCCTGA
- the murA gene encoding UDP-N-acetylglucosamine 1-carboxyvinyltransferase produces the protein MTGTDDVLLVHGGTPLEGEIRVRGAKNLVPKAMVAALLGSGPSRLRNVPDIRDVRVVRGLLQLHGVTVRPGDEPGELILDPSHVESANVADIDAHAGSSRIPILLCGPLLHRLGHAFIPGLGGCDIGGRPIDFHFEVLRQFGATIEKRADGQYLEAPQRLRGCKITLPYPSVGATEQVLLTAVLAEGVTELSNAAVEPEIEDLICVLQKMGAIIAMDTDRTIRVTGVDVLGGYTHRALSDRLEAASWASAALATEGNIYVRGAQQRSMMTFLNTYRKVGGAFEIDDEGIRFWHPGGSLKSIALETDVHPGFQTDWQQPLVVALTQATGLSIVHETVYESRLGFTSALNQMGAHIQLYRECLGGSNCRFGQRNFLHSAVVSGPTKLQGADLVIPDLRGGFSYLIAALAAQGTSRVHGIDLINRGYENFMEKLESLGAKVELPNGSLI, from the coding sequence ATGACCGGCACAGACGATGTACTGCTTGTCCACGGCGGAACCCCGCTCGAGGGCGAGATCCGCGTCCGCGGCGCGAAGAACCTCGTGCCGAAGGCGATGGTCGCCGCCCTGCTCGGCAGCGGCCCCAGCAGACTGCGCAATGTGCCCGACATCCGCGACGTACGCGTCGTACGGGGCCTGCTGCAGCTGCACGGCGTCACGGTGCGCCCCGGCGACGAGCCGGGCGAGCTGATCCTCGACCCCTCCCACGTCGAGTCCGCCAACGTCGCCGACATCGACGCCCACGCGGGTTCCTCGCGGATCCCGATCCTGCTGTGCGGCCCGCTCCTGCACCGCCTGGGCCACGCCTTCATCCCCGGCCTCGGCGGCTGCGACATCGGCGGCCGGCCCATCGACTTCCACTTCGAGGTGCTGCGCCAGTTCGGCGCGACCATCGAGAAGCGGGCGGACGGCCAGTACCTGGAGGCCCCCCAGCGCCTTCGCGGCTGCAAGATCACGCTGCCGTACCCCTCGGTCGGCGCGACGGAGCAGGTGCTCCTGACGGCCGTCCTCGCGGAGGGCGTGACCGAGCTGTCCAACGCGGCGGTCGAGCCGGAGATCGAGGACCTCATCTGCGTGCTGCAGAAAATGGGCGCGATCATCGCCATGGACACCGACCGGACCATCCGGGTCACCGGTGTCGACGTGCTCGGCGGGTACACCCACCGCGCCCTCTCGGACCGCCTGGAGGCCGCCTCGTGGGCGTCCGCCGCGCTGGCGACCGAGGGCAACATCTACGTCCGCGGCGCCCAGCAGCGCTCGATGATGACGTTCCTGAACACCTACCGGAAGGTGGGTGGCGCCTTCGAGATCGACGACGAGGGCATCCGCTTCTGGCACCCCGGCGGCTCGCTCAAGTCCATCGCGCTCGAAACCGACGTGCACCCGGGCTTCCAGACCGACTGGCAGCAGCCGCTGGTCGTCGCCCTCACGCAGGCCACCGGCCTGTCCATCGTCCACGAGACGGTGTACGAGTCGCGGCTCGGCTTCACCTCGGCGCTCAACCAGATGGGTGCGCACATCCAGCTGTACCGCGAGTGCCTGGGCGGCTCGAACTGTCGCTTCGGCCAGCGCAACTTCCTGCACTCCGCGGTCGTGAGCGGCCCCACGAAGCTCCAGGGCGCCGATCTGGTCATCCCGGACCTGCGGGGCGGGTTCTCGTACCTCATCGCGGCGCTGGCGGCCCAGGGCACGTCCCGGGTGCACGGGATCGACCTGATCAACCGGGGCTACGAGAACTTCATGGAGAAGCTCGAAAGCCTCGGCGCGAAGGTAGAACTCCCCAACGGTTCCCTGATCTGA
- a CDS encoding HU family DNA-binding protein has product MNRSELVAALADRAEVTRKDADAVLAALAETVGEIVAKGDEKVTIPGFLTFERTHRAARTARNPQTGDPINIPAGYSVKVSAGSKLKEAAKGK; this is encoded by the coding sequence ATGAACCGCAGTGAGCTGGTGGCCGCGCTGGCCGACCGCGCAGAGGTGACCCGCAAGGACGCCGACGCCGTGCTGGCCGCTCTCGCCGAGACCGTCGGCGAGATCGTCGCCAAGGGCGACGAGAAGGTCACCATCCCCGGCTTCCTGACCTTCGAGCGCACCCACCGTGCCGCTCGTACCGCTCGTAACCCGCAGACCGGCGACCCGATCAACATCCCGGCCGGCTACAGCGTGAAGGTCTCCGCGGGCTCGAAGCTCAAGGAAGCCGCCAAGGGCAAGTAA